One stretch of Calditrichota bacterium DNA includes these proteins:
- a CDS encoding KR domain-containing protein — MINKMLILGGYGNTGAKIAAQLLRHSRVKLILAGRNKIKAEKLAAQLNQRYGSRRVTAALVDAENFDQLFQTMRQVDLVIVAASVIDNIGKVARAAIEAKVHCIDTLLSSEKKLKDLAALEPEMKKQKIIFVTDAGFHPGLPAAMARYASEYFDELHAAQIYSLLRFNWRNLQFSESTIEEMIDEFEHFKPVVFENGEWKNVGWAFNRRADFSGGFGQVRCSPMFLHELKKISETIPTLTKIGFYVSGFNWFTDNFVLPLLIIGTKILPRQKIGFLKNLFVWSLKKFSAPPFLTFLKLKAEGLQNGKSASMSLEVSHEDGYFLTAAPVVACILQFLNGKISQPGLHFQGLIVEPKSFFADLSNLGIKISKNFSE, encoded by the coding sequence ATGATTAATAAAATGCTCATTTTAGGCGGCTATGGGAATACAGGGGCAAAGATTGCCGCTCAGTTGCTACGCCATTCGCGGGTAAAATTGATTTTAGCCGGGCGAAATAAAATTAAAGCTGAAAAGTTAGCAGCGCAACTTAATCAAAGATACGGCTCTCGGAGAGTAACGGCAGCATTGGTGGATGCTGAAAATTTCGACCAATTGTTCCAGACGATGCGACAGGTCGATTTGGTTATCGTAGCAGCAAGTGTTATCGACAACATCGGCAAAGTCGCCCGTGCGGCAATAGAAGCCAAAGTGCATTGTATTGACACACTGCTTTCCTCCGAAAAAAAGTTAAAAGATTTGGCAGCGCTTGAGCCGGAAATGAAAAAACAGAAGATTATCTTTGTTACTGATGCCGGCTTCCATCCCGGCCTACCGGCAGCGATGGCAAGATACGCAAGTGAGTATTTTGACGAATTGCACGCTGCTCAAATTTATAGCCTGTTGCGTTTCAACTGGCGAAATTTGCAATTTTCAGAGTCAACGATTGAGGAAATGATCGATGAGTTTGAACATTTTAAACCTGTTGTTTTTGAAAATGGCGAGTGGAAAAATGTCGGCTGGGCTTTCAACCGGCGCGCTGATTTCAGCGGAGGCTTCGGACAGGTTAGATGTTCTCCCATGTTTTTGCATGAACTGAAAAAAATATCAGAGACCATCCCGACACTCACAAAAATAGGATTTTACGTTTCTGGTTTCAACTGGTTCACTGACAATTTTGTTTTACCGTTACTCATAATAGGCACGAAAATTTTGCCCCGTCAAAAAATCGGTTTTTTGAAGAATCTTTTTGTTTGGAGTTTGAAAAAATTTTCTGCTCCCCCGTTCCTCACATTTTTGAAGCTAAAAGCGGAAGGCTTGCAAAACGGGAAGTCAGCATCCATGTCGCTGGAAGTTTCTCACGAAGATGGCTATTTTTTAACCGCTGCTCCTGTCGTTGCCTGCATTTTACAATTTTTGAACGGGAAAATTTCACAGCCGGGGTTACATTTTCAAGGCTTGATCGTTGAACCGAAAAGTTTTTTTGCGGATCTATCCAATTTGGGAATAAAAATAAGTAAAAATTTTTCAGAATAA
- a CDS encoding outer membrane lipoprotein-sorting protein produces MKKIVLGLIVSVFAFSALLAQSPTADEIIQKVNALMNQKSIYAKARITIVTTSGKKRTFEYESWSKDAGEKNLIRYTAPHRVKGQAILMLNNADDIWAYFPRTRRVRKLASHAKKQKMQGSDFSYEDLGSGDAFVNDFTAKKLKDEKMEGFNCYKIELTRKKDADSHYSRLVCWVIKDNFFPVVIDYYNEKNPNLWEKRMVQKDIRNIDGIPTGMKIIMYNKKDDTQTEMEILEVKYNFPLSDDMFSERSLAK; encoded by the coding sequence ATGAAAAAGATTGTTTTGGGGCTGATCGTTTCTGTGTTTGCTTTTTCTGCGCTGTTGGCGCAGAGCCCCACAGCAGATGAGATCATTCAAAAAGTGAATGCGCTGATGAATCAAAAATCGATTTACGCCAAAGCGCGGATCACGATTGTGACTACGTCCGGAAAGAAGAGGACGTTCGAATACGAGTCATGGAGCAAAGATGCGGGCGAAAAAAATTTGATTCGTTACACAGCACCGCATCGCGTGAAAGGTCAGGCGATTTTGATGTTAAACAATGCCGACGACATCTGGGCATATTTTCCGCGTACGCGTCGCGTGAGAAAATTGGCGTCGCACGCGAAAAAACAAAAAATGCAGGGCAGCGATTTCAGCTACGAAGACCTGGGCTCCGGCGATGCCTTTGTGAATGATTTTACCGCTAAAAAGCTGAAAGATGAGAAAATGGAAGGATTCAATTGCTACAAAATAGAACTGACGCGCAAAAAAGATGCCGATAGCCACTATTCGCGATTGGTCTGTTGGGTGATAAAAGACAATTTTTTCCCGGTGGTAATTGATTACTACAATGAAAAAAATCCTAATTTATGGGAAAAACGCATGGTACAAAAAGATATTCGTAATATCGACGGCATCCCTACTGGCATGAAAATTATCATGTACAACAAAAAAGATGATACCCAGACCGAAATGGAAATTCTCGAAGTCAAATACAATTTTCCGCTTTCTGATGACATGTTTTCAGAAAGGAGCCTTGCAAAATGA